Sequence from the Natronomonas marina genome:
AGGCGCCACGCTGAACAACTCCGGGTTCCTATCGGGCGTATGCGCGTGACGTGTGCGGTCGTCGGCGGGGACACCCACGACCTCGAGTTGGACGCCGAGGCGACCTACGGCGACGTGCTCGCGGCGGTCGGTCTCTCGACGCAGGAGGCGTCGGTCCTCGTGGAC
This genomic interval carries:
- the samp2 gene encoding ubiquitin-like small modifier protein SAMP2 → MRVTCAVVGGDTHDLELDAEATYGDVLAAVGLSTQEASVLVDGSPVPEDRPVDADSVRVLRLVKGG